A genomic segment from Nicotiana sylvestris chromosome 1, ASM39365v2, whole genome shotgun sequence encodes:
- the LOC138890532 gene encoding uncharacterized protein, protein MAPPLIIPTPIVHHTEVGSTSRTTAMRSVTIEVPANSSLLRKSGQADVWLEPLIGSIEKEKMNSHSCLTLMNDIVHATLKANLIGTELMCIISLLEKVARDSEKIILEAEKVTREAQLEAANWKGQFDSAQIAIEDMQENRSNLEQQVRALTLELAVAKASSSQAEKDKESLESSFSDQLSKADEEIKELKALLSQKKVYEKDLAQSWTQNQMDLRASTDKIRALESSNASLQISFNSTLAENEELKSEIAVWERDYELLEDKMAVEAPVAEAPETDVALAQVPEVEATVDQAPEGEASVTLVHLIEPAVSSQVDTVLVVAPSDVGTVTSDAPASQ, encoded by the exons ATGGCTCCTCCTTTGATTATTCCCACTCCTATTGTTCATCATACTGAAGTTGGTTCTACGAGCAGAACTACTGCCATGAGGAGCGTGACTATTGAAGTTCCCGCCAACAGCAGCCTTTTGAGAAAATCTGGTCAGGCAGACGTTTGGCTTGAGCCTTTGATTGGCTCAATTGAAAAAGAGAAGATGAATAGCCATAGCTGCTTGACTTTGATGAACGACATTGTTcatgccactttgaag GCCAACCTCATTGGTACAGAGTTGATGTGCATAATTTCTCTTTTAGAGAAGGTGGCTCGTGACTCTGAGAAAATAATTCTTGAGGCCGAGAAAGTGACTCGTGAAGCTCAACTAGAAGCGGCTAACTGGAAAGGGCAATTTGATAGTGCACAAATTGctattgaagatatgcaagagAATAGGAGTAACCTGGAGCAGCAGGTGCGTGCATTGACTTTGGAATTGGCAGtggccaaggcttcttcaagccaagcAGAGAAGGACAAAGAAAGCCTTGAGTCTTCTTTCTCAGATCAGCTATCTAAGGCAGATGAGGAGATTAAAGAGTTGAAAGCACTTCTGAGTCAAAAGAAGGTTTATGAGAAGGATCTTGCACAGAGCTGGACTCAAAATCAAATGGACTTGAGGGCCTCTACTGATAAAATCCGTGCTTTGGAAAGTTCCAATGCCTCTCTTCAAATCTCCTTCAATTCCACCTTAGCTGAAAATGAAGAACTCAAAAGTGAAATTGCTGTTTGGGAAAGAGACTATGAGCTTCTCGAGGATAAAATGGCTGTTGAG GCTCCCGTGGCTGAAGCTCCCGAAACTGATGTAGCCTTGGCTCAAGTTCCTGAAGTTGAAGCTACCGTGGATCAAGCTCCCGAAGGTGAAGCTTCCGTGACTCTTGTTCACCTCATCGAGCCTGCTGTTTCAAGTCAAGTTGACACCGTGCTTGTGGTTGCTCCTTCTGATGTTGGCACCGTTACTTCTGATGCTCCTGCCTCCCAGTGA